In Paraburkholderia phenazinium, one DNA window encodes the following:
- a CDS encoding UDP-N-acetylmuramate--alanine ligase, whose translation MVRKSHFDPQRVREEIAIAAARMIAEDGLDYSTAKRKAARQVVGETRVAGEWLPDNDQIEEEIREYQSLFQGDSQPVVLRRLRGVALDWMQRLAPFNPYLTGAVLNGTAGDHSDVYLQAFCDNPKDVAIYFLNANVQYDVSETRHFAGRGYVETLSFLWRPEREAQGADPVGIHVALYGTDDLRGAVRADARGRHARASAQAVQALLDESRVPTPNN comes from the coding sequence ATGGTTCGCAAATCACATTTCGATCCGCAGCGGGTGCGCGAGGAAATCGCCATCGCCGCTGCGCGGATGATCGCCGAGGACGGTCTGGACTACTCGACGGCCAAGCGCAAAGCTGCGCGGCAAGTCGTCGGGGAAACCCGCGTGGCCGGCGAATGGCTGCCGGATAACGACCAGATCGAGGAAGAAATCCGCGAGTACCAGTCGCTCTTCCAGGGCGACAGCCAGCCGGTCGTCCTGCGCCGCCTGCGCGGCGTCGCGCTCGACTGGATGCAGCGGCTCGCCCCGTTCAACCCGTATCTGACCGGCGCAGTACTGAACGGCACGGCGGGCGATCATTCGGACGTGTATCTGCAGGCTTTCTGCGACAACCCGAAAGACGTCGCCATCTACTTCCTCAATGCCAACGTGCAATACGACGTGTCGGAGACCCGTCACTTTGCAGGCCGCGGCTATGTGGAGACGCTGAGTTTCCTGTGGCGCCCGGAGCGCGAGGCGCAAGGCGCCGATCCGGTCGGCATCCACGTCGCGCTGTACGGCACCGACGACTTGCGTGGCGCCGTGCGCGCCGACGCCCGCGGCCGCCATGCGCGGGCAAGCGCGCAAGCTGTGCAGGCGTTGCTCGACGAGAGCCGCGTGCCCACTCCCAACAATTGA
- a CDS encoding TlpA family protein disulfide reductase — MKSKRILASGFVAILAAGVGIFAGRGLLNASGVDVAQAAQPQPQGAVAQLWAAPVTNADGKPQSLALLKGHPVVINFWASWCGPCVEEMPSLAQLHREYAKKGIEFVGLGVDSDKNVKAFLQKVPVDYPVYVIGFGGADLARAFGNNAGGLPFTVVIDAKGNVRSTKLGQIQPKELKQTLDAL, encoded by the coding sequence ATGAAGAGCAAGCGGATTCTGGCCAGTGGGTTCGTCGCGATTCTGGCAGCCGGCGTCGGCATCTTCGCCGGACGCGGCCTGCTGAACGCAAGCGGCGTCGATGTCGCGCAAGCCGCGCAACCGCAGCCGCAAGGCGCCGTCGCGCAGTTGTGGGCCGCCCCCGTCACCAATGCCGACGGCAAGCCGCAGTCGCTCGCGCTGCTTAAAGGGCACCCGGTGGTGATCAATTTCTGGGCGTCCTGGTGCGGACCGTGCGTCGAGGAAATGCCGTCGCTCGCGCAGCTGCATCGCGAATACGCGAAGAAAGGCATCGAGTTCGTCGGACTTGGCGTCGATTCGGACAAGAACGTGAAGGCCTTCCTGCAAAAAGTGCCGGTCGACTACCCGGTCTACGTGATCGGTTTTGGCGGCGCGGACCTCGCCCGCGCGTTCGGCAATAATGCGGGCGGCCTGCCGTTTACCGTCGTCATCGACGCAAAAGGCAACGTTCGGTCGACAAAATTAGGGCAAATCCAGCCGAAAGAGCTGAAACAGACGCTCGACGCCCTGTAA
- a CDS encoding ribonuclease catalytic domain-containing protein, whose translation MNVFFEESGSFKAGSVLSRQGDAFQVELPGGRRAKVRAKDVLIEFEKPSAGDLIQQADAAAQEIDLDFLWECAPDDEFPFATLGADYFGASFGPVERAALVLRMHSAPVYFRRKGRGQYQRAPQEQLKMALAGLERKRQQGLVQAEYEEELKAGRLPEALAGKALGLLTKPDKNTIEYKALEAAAAARGISQARLMLECGGIPSARALHEARFLSEFFPHGTGFAAVTVGALPEDLPDANVEAFSIDDVTTTEIDDAFSVEHLADGRVRIGVHIAAPALGITPGDAIDAIARTRLSTVYMPGDKITMLPDSVVEAFTLAEGGMRPALSLYVIVNRETQEIVASETRAERVFVKNNLRHNTLDELVTEEALAAGSGEYPHKDDIAVLWPFALALFEKRQQARAGYGLRREVQRNTDFNFYVDGEHITITPRRRGSPLDTIVAELAILANSSWGAFLHDHGVPGIYRSQRAFGAPTGPKRTRMQTNAAPHEGLGVAQYAWSTSPLRRYVDLVNQWQLLACVQHGVTAKLAAPFKPKDADLFAVVQGFDDTYSAYADHQRRMEYFWCLRWLKQENRKQVVASVVKDDLVRLEEIPLLLHVPALGVHARGTRLLMEVMSIDELTVEASVRKLHVLDAPTVTSGAEAEEADEADEGEEELLDAADDSAQSEAEAEAEAEAEAEAGTEANASGESGAEENGNGGEGEDAPAGQHVAEPGQ comes from the coding sequence GTGAACGTTTTCTTTGAGGAATCGGGCAGTTTCAAGGCGGGCAGCGTGCTGTCGCGCCAGGGCGACGCGTTTCAGGTCGAGCTGCCGGGCGGCCGGCGCGCGAAGGTGCGCGCCAAAGACGTGCTGATCGAATTCGAGAAGCCGAGCGCCGGCGATCTGATCCAGCAGGCGGACGCCGCCGCGCAGGAAATCGATCTGGATTTCCTGTGGGAATGCGCCCCTGACGATGAATTCCCGTTTGCCACGCTGGGCGCGGACTATTTCGGTGCGTCGTTCGGTCCGGTGGAACGCGCCGCGTTGGTGCTGCGCATGCACAGCGCGCCGGTCTACTTCCGCCGCAAAGGGCGCGGCCAGTATCAGCGCGCGCCGCAAGAGCAACTGAAGATGGCGCTCGCCGGCCTCGAACGCAAACGCCAGCAAGGTTTGGTGCAGGCGGAGTACGAGGAAGAGCTGAAAGCGGGCCGGCTGCCGGAGGCGTTGGCCGGTAAGGCGCTGGGTCTGTTGACCAAACCGGACAAGAACACCATCGAATACAAGGCGCTCGAAGCCGCAGCGGCCGCGCGCGGCATTTCGCAGGCGCGTCTGATGCTCGAGTGCGGCGGCATTCCGTCGGCGCGCGCGCTGCATGAAGCGCGCTTTCTGTCGGAATTCTTCCCGCACGGTACCGGCTTTGCGGCCGTGACGGTCGGTGCGTTGCCGGAGGATCTGCCGGACGCTAACGTCGAAGCGTTCTCGATCGACGACGTGACCACCACCGAAATCGACGATGCGTTTTCGGTCGAGCACCTCGCCGACGGCCGCGTGCGGATCGGCGTGCATATCGCGGCGCCGGCGCTGGGGATTACGCCTGGCGACGCGATCGACGCGATTGCCCGCACGCGCCTGTCGACGGTCTACATGCCCGGCGACAAGATCACCATGCTGCCGGACAGCGTCGTCGAAGCGTTCACGCTCGCTGAAGGCGGCATGCGTCCGGCGTTGTCGCTGTACGTGATCGTCAATCGCGAGACTCAGGAAATCGTCGCCAGCGAAACACGCGCCGAGCGGGTGTTCGTGAAGAACAACCTGCGGCACAACACGCTGGACGAACTCGTCACTGAAGAGGCGCTCGCCGCCGGCAGCGGCGAATATCCACACAAGGACGATATCGCGGTGTTGTGGCCGTTCGCCCTCGCGCTGTTCGAGAAGCGCCAGCAGGCGCGGGCAGGCTACGGTCTGCGCCGCGAAGTGCAGCGCAATACGGACTTCAATTTCTACGTCGACGGCGAGCACATCACCATCACGCCGCGCCGCCGCGGTTCGCCGCTCGACACGATCGTCGCCGAACTGGCGATTCTCGCCAACTCGTCGTGGGGCGCGTTCCTGCATGACCATGGCGTGCCGGGCATCTACCGTTCGCAGCGGGCCTTCGGCGCGCCGACCGGGCCGAAGCGCACGCGCATGCAAACCAACGCCGCGCCGCACGAAGGCCTGGGTGTGGCGCAGTACGCGTGGAGCACCTCGCCGCTGCGCCGCTACGTCGACCTTGTGAATCAATGGCAACTGCTCGCTTGCGTGCAACACGGCGTGACTGCCAAGCTGGCCGCGCCGTTCAAGCCGAAGGACGCGGATCTGTTCGCCGTCGTGCAAGGCTTCGACGACACCTACTCGGCCTACGCCGACCACCAGCGCCGCATGGAGTACTTCTGGTGCCTGCGCTGGTTGAAGCAGGAGAACCGGAAGCAGGTGGTGGCGAGCGTGGTGAAGGACGACCTCGTTCGGCTGGAAGAGATTCCGTTGCTGCTGCATGTGCCGGCGCTGGGCGTCCATGCGCGCGGCACGCGTTTGCTGATGGAAGTGATGTCGATTGATGAGCTGACCGTGGAAGCGTCCGTGCGGAAGCTGCACGTACTCGACGCGCCGACGGTCACGAGCGGCGCCGAAGCCGAAGAGGCTGACGAAGCCGACGAGGGCGAAGAAGAACTGCTGGACGCCGCGGACGATTCTGCGCAGAGCGAAGCGGAAGCTGAGGCTGAAGCTGAGGCTGAGGCTGAGGCCGGCACTGAGGCTAATGCGTCTGGTGAATCCGGTGCGGAGGAAAACGGCAACGGTGGGGAAGGTGAAGACGCGCCGGCTGGTCAGCATGTGGCGGAGCCGGGGCAATGA
- the aroQ gene encoding type II 3-dehydroquinate dehydratase, translating into MTRLLVLHGPNLNLLGTREPEVYGRVTLPQIDQALADRAADAGVELASFQSNHEGALVDRIQSARLEKTDFILINPAAYTHTSVAVRDALAGVGIPFVEIHLSNVHRREPFRHHSYFSDQAEGVICGLGWKGYLYALEFALDRLAAGSQRG; encoded by the coding sequence ATGACGCGACTGCTGGTACTGCACGGCCCCAACCTCAATCTTCTCGGCACCCGGGAACCTGAGGTCTACGGTCGCGTGACGCTGCCGCAGATCGATCAGGCGCTGGCCGACCGCGCAGCGGACGCCGGCGTCGAGCTCGCGTCGTTCCAGAGCAACCACGAGGGGGCGCTGGTCGATCGCATCCAGTCCGCACGGCTAGAGAAAACCGATTTCATTCTGATCAATCCCGCGGCGTACACGCACACCAGCGTGGCGGTCCGGGACGCACTGGCGGGGGTCGGCATCCCGTTCGTCGAGATTCATCTGTCGAACGTGCATCGTCGCGAACCGTTCCGGCATCACTCGTATTTCTCCGACCAGGCAGAGGGCGTCATTTGCGGCCTCGGCTGGAAGGGATATCTTTACGCACTCGAATTCGCGCTCGACCGGCTCGCCGCCGGCTCGCAACGCGGCTGA
- the accB gene encoding acetyl-CoA carboxylase biotin carboxyl carrier protein produces MDLRKLKTLIDLVSESGISELEVTEGEGKVRIVKNAPPVYVQPSASYAPQYAAPAPVAGAPAEAPAAAPATPAAVAPQGHVVTSPMVGTFYRAPSPGAEPFVQVGDTVKEGQTICIIEAMKLLNEIESDKSGVVKEILVDNGQAVEYGQPLFVVG; encoded by the coding sequence ATGGATCTACGTAAACTGAAGACTCTGATCGACCTCGTCTCCGAGTCCGGTATTTCGGAACTGGAAGTCACCGAAGGCGAAGGCAAGGTCCGCATCGTCAAGAATGCGCCGCCGGTTTACGTCCAGCCGTCCGCGTCCTACGCTCCGCAGTACGCCGCACCGGCGCCGGTTGCGGGTGCGCCCGCAGAAGCCCCGGCCGCCGCGCCGGCAACGCCTGCCGCGGTGGCGCCGCAAGGTCACGTGGTGACCTCGCCGATGGTCGGCACGTTCTATCGTGCGCCGTCGCCGGGCGCCGAGCCGTTCGTCCAGGTGGGCGACACGGTCAAGGAAGGCCAGACGATCTGCATCATCGAAGCGATGAAGCTGCTCAACGAAATCGAGTCGGACAAGTCCGGCGTGGTCAAGGAAATCCTCGTCGACAACGGGCAGGCCGTCGAATACGGCCAGCCGCTGTTCGTGGTCGGCTAA
- a CDS encoding YqiA/YcfP family alpha/beta fold hydrolase, with protein sequence MILYLHGFRSSPNSFKARVMAARLAALGRGAEWCCPMLPVSPLETVVLAESLVAAAAPQRVTVVGSSLGGYFATHLAEKHGWSAVLLNPAVVPQRDLSQYLGEQPLWHGGGSIVVEPHHLDELRALGVASITRPERYYLMAATGDEVLDYREMLAHYPGARTTLIEGSDHAISEFEQYVDDVLAFCDAEDLEPPAPRAAA encoded by the coding sequence GTGATCCTCTATCTGCACGGCTTCCGCTCCTCGCCGAATTCGTTCAAGGCGCGCGTGATGGCGGCGCGCCTGGCCGCGCTGGGCCGCGGTGCCGAATGGTGCTGCCCGATGCTGCCGGTGTCGCCGCTCGAGACCGTCGTGCTGGCCGAATCGCTGGTCGCGGCGGCAGCGCCGCAGCGGGTGACCGTGGTGGGCAGTTCGCTCGGCGGCTATTTCGCCACCCATCTGGCTGAAAAGCACGGCTGGTCGGCGGTGCTGCTGAATCCGGCGGTCGTGCCGCAACGCGATCTCAGTCAGTACCTCGGCGAGCAGCCGCTTTGGCACGGCGGCGGCAGCATCGTCGTCGAGCCGCATCATCTGGACGAATTGCGGGCACTTGGGGTCGCATCGATCACGCGGCCCGAACGCTATTATTTGATGGCGGCCACCGGCGACGAAGTGCTCGATTACCGCGAAATGCTCGCCCACTATCCGGGCGCCCGCACCACGCTGATTGAAGGCAGCGACCACGCAATCAGCGAGTTCGAGCAGTACGTCGACGACGTGCTGGCCTTTTGCGACGCAGAGGATCTGGAACCGCCGGCGCCACGCGCGGCAGCCTGA
- the accC gene encoding acetyl-CoA carboxylase biotin carboxylase subunit: MFEKILIANRGEIALRIQRACRELGVKTVVVYSEADKEAKYVKLADEAVCIGPAPSNLSYLNMPALISAAEVTDAEAIHPGYGFLSENADFAERVEQSGFTFIGPRPETIRMMGDKVTAKQTMIKTGVPCVPGSEGALPDDPKEIVKIARQVGYPVIIKAAGGGGGRGMRVVHTEAALVNAVNMTREEAGRAFGNPQVYMEKFLENPRHIEIQILADSFRNAIWLGERDCSMQRRHQKVIEEAPAPGIARRLIDRIGDRCADACKKMGYLGAGTFEFLYENGEFYFIEMNTRVQVEHPVTELITGVDIVQEQIRIAAGEKLAFRQRDIVFKGHAIECRINAEDPFKFTPSPGRLTSWHMPGGPGIRVDSHAYNGYFVPPNYDSMIGKLIAYGATREQAIKRMRIALSEMVVEGIQTNIPLHRELMLDAKFVEGGTSIHYLENRLAAKQQAAPEEA, encoded by the coding sequence ATGTTTGAAAAAATTCTTATTGCCAATCGCGGCGAGATCGCGCTCCGTATCCAGCGCGCGTGCCGTGAGCTCGGCGTCAAGACGGTCGTCGTCTATTCCGAAGCCGACAAGGAAGCCAAGTATGTGAAGCTCGCCGACGAGGCCGTCTGTATCGGCCCGGCGCCTTCCAACCTGAGCTACCTGAACATGCCCGCGCTGATCAGCGCGGCGGAAGTCACCGACGCCGAAGCGATTCACCCCGGCTACGGTTTCCTCTCCGAGAACGCGGACTTCGCCGAACGCGTCGAGCAGTCCGGCTTCACCTTCATCGGCCCGCGCCCGGAAACGATCCGGATGATGGGCGATAAGGTGACCGCCAAGCAGACCATGATCAAGACCGGCGTGCCGTGCGTGCCGGGTTCTGAAGGCGCGTTGCCCGACGATCCGAAAGAGATCGTGAAAATTGCCCGCCAGGTCGGCTATCCAGTCATCATCAAGGCCGCCGGCGGCGGCGGTGGCCGCGGCATGCGCGTGGTCCACACGGAAGCGGCGCTCGTCAACGCGGTCAACATGACGCGCGAAGAAGCCGGCCGTGCCTTCGGCAACCCGCAGGTCTACATGGAGAAATTCCTGGAGAACCCGCGGCACATCGAAATCCAGATTCTGGCCGACTCGTTCCGCAACGCAATCTGGCTGGGCGAGCGCGACTGCTCGATGCAGCGCCGTCACCAGAAGGTGATCGAAGAGGCGCCGGCGCCGGGTATTGCACGCCGCCTGATCGACCGCATCGGCGACCGTTGCGCGGACGCCTGCAAGAAGATGGGCTATCTTGGCGCGGGTACGTTCGAGTTCCTGTACGAAAACGGCGAGTTCTACTTCATCGAAATGAACACGCGCGTGCAGGTCGAACATCCGGTGACCGAACTGATTACCGGCGTCGACATCGTGCAGGAACAGATCCGCATCGCGGCCGGCGAAAAGCTCGCCTTCCGCCAGCGCGACATCGTGTTCAAGGGTCACGCCATCGAATGCCGGATCAACGCTGAAGATCCGTTCAAGTTCACTCCGTCGCCGGGACGCCTGACGTCGTGGCATATGCCGGGCGGCCCTGGCATCCGCGTCGATTCGCATGCGTACAACGGCTATTTCGTCCCGCCGAACTACGATTCGATGATCGGCAAGCTGATCGCTTACGGCGCAACCCGCGAGCAGGCCATCAAGCGGATGCGCATCGCGCTGTCGGAAATGGTGGTGGAAGGCATTCAGACCAACATCCCGCTGCACCGCGAGCTGATGCTCGACGCGAAGTTCGTCGAGGGCGGCACCAGCATTCACTACCTCGAAAACCGGCTGGCCGCGAAGCAGCAGGCCGCACCGGAAGAAGCGTAA
- the mpl gene encoding UDP-N-acetylmuramate:L-alanyl-gamma-D-glutamyl-meso-diaminopimelate ligase: MHIHILGICGTFMGGLAVLARGAGHTVTGCDAGVYPPMSTQLEAQGIRLIEGYGAEQLDLNPDLFVIGNVVSRGNPLMEAILDRGLPYVSGPQWLGEHVLNGKWVLAVAGTHGKTTTSSMLTWLLEDAGLNPGFLIGGVPLNFGVSARLTDSSFFVIEADEYDTAFFDKRSKFVHYRPRTALLNNLEFDHADIFPDLAAIETQFHHLVRTVPGIGRIVTNGREDALERVLSRGCWSEVERFGVQGGWQALPAEDGVPVDERFAVYHNGARVGVVDWQVQGEHNRMNAIAAIAAARSVGVPPAQAAQSLTSFRNVKRRMEVRGSVDGVTVYDDFAHHPTAIETTVAGLRTRVGRERTRILAVLEPRSNTMKLGVMKAQLPASLADADLVFGYGAPTGRDALGWDLGEALAPLGDKAHAFDNLDALVKAVAAAAQPGDQVLVMSNGGFGGVHQKLLDALSARPAGEAHPHPHSSARGEA; the protein is encoded by the coding sequence ATGCATATTCACATCCTCGGCATCTGCGGCACGTTCATGGGCGGTCTCGCGGTCCTCGCGCGCGGGGCCGGGCACACGGTCACCGGCTGCGACGCCGGCGTCTATCCGCCCATGAGCACGCAGCTCGAGGCACAAGGCATTCGTCTTATAGAGGGTTACGGCGCGGAGCAGCTCGATCTGAACCCCGATCTGTTTGTGATCGGCAATGTGGTGTCGCGCGGCAATCCTCTGATGGAAGCGATCCTGGACCGCGGACTGCCGTATGTGTCCGGTCCGCAATGGCTCGGCGAGCATGTGCTGAACGGCAAGTGGGTGCTGGCGGTGGCCGGCACGCACGGCAAGACCACCACCAGTTCGATGCTCACCTGGCTGCTCGAAGACGCGGGGCTGAATCCGGGCTTTCTGATCGGCGGCGTGCCGCTGAACTTTGGTGTTTCGGCGCGGCTGACCGATTCGAGCTTCTTTGTGATCGAAGCGGACGAGTACGACACGGCCTTCTTCGACAAGCGCTCGAAGTTCGTCCACTACCGCCCGCGCACGGCGCTTCTGAACAACCTCGAGTTCGATCACGCCGACATTTTCCCCGATCTCGCCGCTATCGAGACGCAGTTCCACCATCTGGTCCGCACCGTGCCGGGCATTGGGCGGATCGTCACGAACGGGCGCGAGGATGCGCTCGAGCGGGTGCTGTCGCGCGGCTGCTGGAGCGAGGTGGAGCGCTTCGGCGTGCAGGGCGGCTGGCAGGCGCTGCCGGCGGAAGACGGCGTGCCGGTCGACGAGCGCTTTGCGGTGTATCACAACGGGGCGCGCGTGGGTGTCGTCGACTGGCAGGTGCAGGGCGAGCACAACCGCATGAACGCGATCGCGGCGATCGCCGCGGCGCGCAGTGTCGGCGTGCCGCCCGCGCAGGCCGCGCAGTCGCTCACGAGCTTTCGCAATGTGAAGCGCCGCATGGAAGTGCGCGGCAGCGTCGACGGCGTGACGGTCTACGACGACTTCGCGCACCATCCCACCGCCATCGAAACGACGGTTGCCGGTCTGCGCACGCGGGTCGGTCGCGAACGTACGCGGATTCTCGCCGTGCTGGAGCCGCGCTCGAACACCATGAAGCTGGGCGTGATGAAGGCGCAATTGCCGGCCAGCCTCGCGGACGCGGACCTCGTGTTCGGCTATGGCGCGCCCACCGGACGCGACGCGCTGGGCTGGGATCTCGGCGAAGCGCTGGCGCCGCTCGGCGACAAGGCTCACGCCTTCGACAATCTCGACGCGCTCGTCAAAGCGGTCGCGGCGGCGGCGCAGCCGGGCGACCAGGTGCTGGTGATGAGCAACGGCGGCTTTGGCGGGGTCCACCAGAAGCTGCTCGATGCGCTCTCGGCGCGACCGGCGGGTGAGGCGCATCCGCATCCGCATTCATCCGCACGGGGCGAGGCGTGA